One part of the Janthinobacterium sp. 17J80-10 genome encodes these proteins:
- a CDS encoding HDOD domain-containing protein has protein sequence MPNHSEESKIAAAPDSDALQAVREELLEKISANGNLPALGSSVSRVVQLASSDDEAVRSLAHFIMSDVGLTQKILRISNAACFRSHASNSPVTTISKAIFLLGFDTVKTCALGMLLVDRMPGSRAAGVRAELLHALSASMFGRELARRSQLKDAEEAAIAALFGNIGRLLVAAHDHTLYAEINALASEGMAPAKAAREVIGSSYETLAETVMTAWDMPDSIIQAQAPLPAGPVRSPRNRQEWIQQVAAFSNAAAKVLAQPDNPDAAIAALLGRFGAALNLDQARLGAMLATVAEETAAMASQLKLAPVAPATVAAPTPPEPDKTPSLWRALESDDGSLLGLPAEFLLQAAGDEDPLQTVGRHASGKPLNARELLLAGVQDVTEMMASGRCKANDLIMLVLETIYRGMGFRFATVCIKDIKSNQFRARISLGENNVARQAGFAFSATSSRDLFHLAMANEADLLISDATDAKIRDLIPAWHRALLPDARSFIVLPLVVQKKPLGLFYADRILPASEGVPPDETAMIKTLKGQVVAALSSR, from the coding sequence GTGCCGAACCATTCGGAAGAATCAAAGATTGCTGCAGCGCCGGACAGCGATGCACTGCAAGCGGTACGTGAAGAGCTACTTGAAAAAATCAGTGCCAATGGCAACCTGCCGGCGCTGGGGAGTTCCGTCTCGCGGGTGGTGCAGCTGGCGTCCTCGGATGACGAGGCGGTACGCAGCCTGGCGCACTTCATCATGTCCGACGTCGGGCTGACGCAGAAAATATTGCGCATCTCCAATGCCGCCTGTTTTCGCAGCCATGCGTCGAATTCGCCGGTGACCACGATTTCCAAGGCAATCTTCCTGCTGGGCTTTGACACGGTGAAGACTTGCGCGCTCGGCATGTTGCTGGTGGATCGCATGCCCGGTAGCCGTGCCGCTGGCGTGCGCGCAGAATTGCTGCATGCGCTTTCCGCCAGCATGTTCGGCCGTGAACTGGCGCGCCGCAGCCAGTTGAAGGATGCCGAGGAAGCCGCGATCGCTGCCCTGTTTGGCAACATTGGCCGTCTGCTGGTCGCTGCGCATGACCATACCCTGTATGCCGAAATCAATGCGCTGGCGAGCGAGGGCATGGCCCCTGCCAAGGCGGCGCGCGAGGTGATCGGCAGCAGTTACGAGACCCTGGCGGAAACCGTCATGACCGCCTGGGATATGCCGGATTCCATTATCCAGGCACAGGCGCCGTTGCCTGCCGGCCCCGTGCGGTCGCCCCGCAATCGCCAGGAATGGATACAGCAAGTCGCCGCTTTCAGCAACGCCGCCGCCAAGGTGCTGGCCCAGCCGGACAATCCAGACGCGGCCATCGCCGCGCTGCTGGGGCGTTTTGGCGCTGCGCTGAACCTGGACCAGGCCAGGCTTGGCGCCATGCTGGCGACTGTCGCCGAAGAAACCGCTGCCATGGCCAGCCAGCTGAAACTGGCGCCGGTGGCGCCTGCAACAGTTGCAGCGCCGACGCCGCCGGAACCCGACAAAACCCCCTCCTTGTGGCGCGCGCTGGAAAGCGATGATGGTTCCTTGCTCGGCTTGCCGGCGGAGTTTTTGCTGCAGGCCGCAGGCGATGAAGACCCGCTGCAGACAGTCGGGCGGCATGCCAGCGGCAAGCCGCTCAATGCGCGGGAGCTGCTTCTGGCCGGCGTTCAGGATGTGACGGAAATGATGGCGTCCGGCCGATGCAAGGCCAATGACCTGATCATGCTGGTGCTGGAGACGATTTACCGTGGCATGGGATTTCGCTTTGCCACCGTGTGCATCAAGGACATCAAGAGCAACCAGTTCCGCGCGCGCATTTCGCTTGGGGAGAACAATGTGGCGCGCCAGGCCGGTTTCGCGTTTTCGGCGACATCCTCGCGCGACCTGTTTCATCTGGCGATGGCCAATGAAGCCGATCTGCTGATTTCAGATGCCACCGACGCCAAGATCCGCGACCTGATTCCCGCATGGCACCGCGCCTTGCTGCCGGATGCCCGCAGCTTCATCGTGCTGCCGCTGGTGGTGCAGAAAAAGCCGCTCGGGCTGTTTTATGCCGACCGGATCTTGCCGGCGAGCGAGGGCGTGCCGCCTGACGAGACCGCCATGATCAAGACATTGAAAGGGCAGGTGGTGGCAGCCCTGAGCTCGCGCTAG
- the ppc gene encoding phosphoenolpyruvate carboxylase, translating to MTRPPSTSTRTAKTDADKDAPLREDIRLLGRLLGDVLREQEGEAAFAVVETIRQTAVRFRREADTQASADLDRLLKKLTRDQTISVVRAFSYFSHLANIAEDQHHIRRRRAHLLAGSAPQPGTISLALERLQAAGISGNAVRDFLGKSLISPVLTAHPTEVQRKSILDAERAIANLLAERDRQLTPRELAANTELLRAKVATLWQTRMLRFDKLTVADEIENALSYYRITFLHELPGLYQDLEDELASRFPPQKGSSANQRLPAFMQMGSWIGGDRDGNPNVNAGTMRHALERQSTAILDFYLDECHALGAELSISTLRVDVSPALQALADASPDTSEHRKDEPYRRALVGVYARLAATARQLGASNVLRQEVAPAAPYASAAEFTAELQILVDSLESRKSAVLVRPRLAAIRRASEVFGFHLATLDMRQSSDVHERVLSELFARAGVAPAYADLGEEEKRRLLLAELAQPRLLYSPYLGYSEETATELEILRAAREIRRRYGAHAIRNYIISHTETVSDLLEVLLLQKECGLRQPDGECVELMVIPLFETIPDLRNAAGIMDEWLALPLVQRQVAHQGALQEVMLGYSDSNKDGGFLTSNWELYKAETRLVALFGARGITLRLFHGRGGTVGRGGGPSYEAILAQPPGTVNGQIRLTEQGEIIASKFSNPEIGRRNLELLAVATLEASLLPHASDPKLAAQLAKFEGVMEELSERAYRAYRALVYETPGFTDYFFAATPIAEIAELNLGSRPASRKASRRIEDLRAIPWGFSWGQCRLLLPGWYGFGSAVASWLEDGPGARSARLATLRAMVRQWPFFATLLSNMDMVLSKTDLAVASRYAGLVADKKLRHAVFKRVVDEHEQTVASLTLITGETERLAGNPLLARSIKNRFAYLDPLNHLQVELIKRHRNVANKQEKVDVRVHRGIHLSINGVAAGLRNTG from the coding sequence ATGACCAGACCACCATCCACTTCCACCCGCACCGCAAAAACTGACGCCGACAAGGACGCTCCGCTGCGGGAAGATATCCGCCTGCTTGGCCGGCTGCTGGGCGATGTCTTGCGCGAGCAGGAAGGCGAGGCGGCATTCGCGGTGGTGGAAACCATTCGCCAGACTGCCGTACGCTTTCGCCGCGAAGCCGATACCCAGGCCAGCGCCGACCTGGATCGCCTGCTGAAAAAACTCACGCGTGACCAGACCATTTCCGTGGTGCGGGCGTTTTCCTATTTTTCGCACCTGGCCAATATCGCCGAAGACCAGCATCACATCCGCCGCCGCCGAGCCCACCTGCTGGCCGGCTCGGCGCCTCAGCCCGGCACCATATCCCTGGCACTCGAACGCCTGCAGGCTGCCGGCATCAGTGGCAACGCGGTGCGCGACTTCCTGGGAAAATCCCTGATCAGCCCGGTCCTGACCGCACACCCGACAGAAGTGCAGCGCAAGAGCATTCTCGATGCCGAGCGCGCCATCGCCAACCTGCTGGCCGAGCGCGACCGCCAGCTGACGCCGCGCGAACTGGCGGCCAACACCGAACTCCTGCGCGCCAAGGTCGCCACGCTTTGGCAGACCCGCATGCTGCGCTTTGACAAGCTGACAGTGGCCGACGAAATCGAAAATGCCCTGTCCTACTATCGCATCACCTTCCTGCACGAATTGCCAGGGCTGTACCAGGACCTGGAAGACGAGCTCGCAAGCCGCTTTCCGCCGCAAAAAGGCTCGTCCGCCAACCAGAGGCTGCCGGCGTTCATGCAAATGGGCAGCTGGATCGGCGGCGACCGCGACGGCAACCCGAACGTCAATGCAGGCACCATGCGCCACGCGCTGGAACGGCAGTCCACCGCCATCCTCGATTTTTACCTGGACGAATGCCATGCGCTGGGGGCCGAGCTGTCGATTTCCACCTTGCGCGTCGATGTCAGCCCCGCACTCCAGGCGCTGGCAGATGCCTCGCCCGATACTTCGGAGCACCGCAAGGATGAGCCCTACCGGCGCGCCCTGGTCGGCGTATACGCGCGGCTGGCCGCGACCGCGCGCCAGCTTGGCGCCAGCAATGTGCTGCGCCAGGAAGTAGCCCCGGCTGCACCCTATGCGTCGGCTGCGGAATTCACCGCAGAGCTTCAGATCCTGGTCGATTCGCTGGAATCGCGCAAAAGCGCGGTGCTGGTGCGGCCGCGCCTGGCGGCCATCAGGCGCGCCTCGGAAGTCTTCGGCTTTCACCTGGCCACGCTGGACATGCGGCAGAGTTCGGATGTGCATGAGCGCGTCCTGTCGGAACTCTTTGCCCGCGCAGGCGTAGCACCCGCCTATGCCGACCTTGGCGAAGAGGAAAAGCGCCGCCTGCTGCTGGCTGAACTCGCGCAGCCACGCCTGCTGTATTCGCCCTACCTCGGCTATTCCGAAGAAACCGCCACCGAACTTGAAATCCTGCGCGCCGCACGCGAAATCCGCCGTCGCTACGGTGCGCACGCCATCCGCAATTACATCATTTCGCATACGGAAACCGTCTCCGATCTGCTGGAAGTGCTGCTACTGCAGAAGGAATGCGGCCTGCGCCAGCCCGACGGCGAATGCGTCGAACTGATGGTCATTCCGCTGTTCGAAACCATTCCCGACCTGCGCAACGCGGCCGGCATCATGGATGAATGGCTGGCGCTGCCCCTGGTGCAGCGCCAGGTGGCGCACCAGGGCGCCCTGCAGGAAGTCATGCTGGGCTATTCCGACTCCAACAAGGACGGCGGCTTTCTCACCTCGAACTGGGAACTTTACAAGGCCGAGACCAGGCTGGTTGCGCTGTTCGGCGCACGCGGCATCACGCTGCGCCTGTTCCATGGCCGCGGCGGCACGGTCGGCCGCGGCGGCGGCCCAAGCTACGAAGCGATCCTGGCGCAGCCGCCAGGCACCGTCAATGGCCAGATCCGCCTGACCGAGCAGGGCGAAATCATCGCCTCCAAGTTCTCCAACCCCGAAATCGGCCGGCGCAACCTGGAACTGCTGGCAGTCGCCACACTGGAGGCCAGCCTGCTGCCGCATGCGAGCGATCCGAAACTGGCGGCGCAACTGGCAAAATTCGAAGGCGTGATGGAAGAATTGTCCGAACGCGCCTACCGCGCCTACCGCGCGCTGGTGTACGAAACGCCCGGCTTTACCGACTACTTTTTCGCCGCCACGCCGATTGCCGAAATCGCCGAGCTGAACCTGGGCTCGCGTCCGGCCTCACGCAAGGCCAGCCGCAGGATCGAGGATTTGCGCGCCATCCCGTGGGGCTTTTCATGGGGCCAGTGCCGCCTGCTTCTGCCCGGCTGGTATGGCTTCGGCAGCGCCGTGGCCTCCTGGCTGGAGGATGGCCCCGGCGCCCGGTCCGCGCGCCTGGCCACCCTGCGCGCGATGGTGCGGCAATGGCCCTTTTTCGCCACTTTGCTCTCGAACATGGACATGGTCTTGTCCAAGACCGATCTGGCAGTGGCCTCGCGCTATGCCGGCCTGGTCGCTGACAAAAAATTGCGCCATGCGGTCTTCAAGCGCGTCGTCGACGAACATGAGCAGACAGTGGCATCGCTCACCTTGATTACCGGTGAAACGGAGCGCCTGGCTGGCAATCCCTTGCTGGCGCGCTCGATCAAAAACCGCTTTGCCTACCTCGATCCCTTGAATCATTTGCAGGTGGAATTAATCAAAAGACACCGAAATGTTGCGAACAAGCAAGAAAAGGTTGACGTACGGGTACATCGAGGAATACATTTATCGATAAATGGGGTAGCAGCAGGCTTGCGCAATACAGGCTGA
- a CDS encoding uroporphyrinogen-III synthase, with protein sequence MPRPVVITRPAAQAGELASLVAALGREAVLFPLLEIHPLPDPAPLQAALAALERYALVAFVSPNAIDAAFAARPMWPAGMTLAVVGEGSRMALARHGVTDGNATILRPLDSRRSDSEGLLAALDKSLLPGKEVLIIRGENGRELLADALRAAGARVTTVAAYRRSAPVPEAGQFAQLVRLIESSCDWIVTSSEAMRNLVEIVGQAGGEGAVAKMQQQHLLLPHARIAESARLMGFMNITETGSGDEGLLAALQSRP encoded by the coding sequence ATGCCGCGGCCAGTCGTCATTACCCGTCCTGCCGCCCAGGCTGGCGAACTGGCCAGCCTGGTAGCCGCGCTCGGCCGCGAGGCAGTGTTGTTTCCGCTGCTGGAAATTCACCCCTTGCCCGATCCGGCGCCATTGCAGGCGGCCCTGGCGGCCCTCGAACGCTATGCCCTGGTGGCTTTTGTCAGCCCGAATGCGATCGATGCGGCATTTGCCGCGCGCCCCATGTGGCCTGCCGGGATGACGCTGGCTGTTGTCGGAGAAGGCAGCCGCATGGCGCTGGCACGGCACGGCGTCACCGACGGCAATGCCACGATCCTGCGGCCGCTCGACAGCCGGCGCAGCGATTCCGAGGGCCTGCTGGCGGCGCTGGATAAATCTTTGTTGCCCGGCAAGGAAGTTCTCATTATTCGTGGTGAAAATGGCCGGGAGTTGCTCGCCGATGCCCTGCGTGCCGCCGGCGCGCGGGTCACCACGGTGGCGGCGTACCGGCGCAGCGCACCCGTCCCGGAGGCGGGACAGTTTGCCCAACTGGTGCGCCTGATCGAAAGCTCATGCGACTGGATCGTGACCAGTTCCGAAGCCATGCGCAATCTCGTGGAAATCGTTGGCCAGGCAGGCGGGGAAGGCGCCGTGGCAAAAATGCAACAGCAACACCTCTTGCTGCCGCACGCGCGCATCGCGGAATCCGCACGCCTGATGGGTTTTATGAACATAACAGAAACCGGATCAGGCGACGAAGGTCTGCTTGCCGCGTTACAATCCAGACCATGA
- the hemC gene encoding hydroxymethylbilane synthase: protein MKSPVPSKLVIASRESRLAMWQAEHVRARLSALYPECSIEILGMTTRGDQILDRTLSKVGGKGLFVKELEVAMAEGRADLAVHSLKDVPMDLPEGFELAAVLEREDPRDAFVSNDYAGLEALPAGAVVGTSSLRRQALIAARYPHLVIRPLRGNLDTRLGKLDRGEYAAIILAAAGLKRLGLPERIRAVIAPEQSLPAPGQGAMAIEIPAGRPELQALLAPLNHAATAQAVAAERTVSKTFGGSCQIPLAAFGTVEAGIMHLRAMVATPDGKRIATAEASGAADAPHVLGKQVAEALQAQDAAAILAACHTDQA, encoded by the coding sequence TTGAAATCTCCTGTCCCCTCCAAGCTGGTAATTGCATCGCGGGAAAGCCGGCTCGCCATGTGGCAAGCCGAGCATGTGCGTGCCCGCCTGTCTGCATTATATCCAGAGTGCTCCATTGAAATTCTCGGAATGACCACGCGCGGCGACCAGATTCTTGACCGCACCCTGTCAAAGGTAGGCGGCAAGGGCTTGTTCGTCAAGGAACTGGAAGTAGCCATGGCCGAAGGCCGCGCCGACCTGGCGGTGCATTCCCTCAAGGATGTGCCGATGGATCTGCCGGAGGGATTCGAGCTTGCTGCCGTGCTGGAGCGTGAAGACCCGCGCGATGCCTTCGTTTCCAACGATTATGCCGGTCTTGAGGCGCTGCCCGCCGGCGCCGTCGTCGGCACCAGCAGCCTGCGCCGCCAGGCGCTGATTGCGGCGCGCTATCCGCACCTTGTGATCCGGCCATTGCGCGGCAATCTGGATACGCGCCTGGGCAAGCTTGACCGGGGCGAATATGCCGCCATCATCCTGGCTGCCGCCGGCCTGAAGCGGCTTGGCCTGCCTGAGCGCATTCGCGCCGTGATCGCGCCCGAGCAAAGCCTGCCGGCGCCAGGGCAGGGTGCCATGGCCATCGAGATCCCGGCCGGTCGTCCCGAACTGCAAGCCTTGCTGGCGCCCCTGAATCACGCCGCCACGGCCCAGGCGGTAGCGGCGGAGCGTACCGTTTCCAAGACCTTCGGCGGCAGTTGCCAGATCCCGCTGGCGGCCTTTGGCACGGTCGAGGCCGGCATCATGCACTTGCGCGCGATGGTGGCAACGCCCGACGGCAAGCGCATTGCCACCGCCGAGGCCAGCGGCGCCGCCGACGCCCCGCACGTGCTGGGAAAACAGGTGGCTGAAGCGTTGCAGGCCCAGGACGCAGCGGCGATCCTGGCGGCTTGCCACACCGACCAGGCCTGA
- the ppa gene encoding inorganic diphosphatase → MSLNKVPAGRDLPEDFNVIIEIPMNADPIKYEVDKESGAIFVDRFMGTAMHYPCNYGYVPQTIAGDGDPVDVLVITPFPLIPGVVVRCRAIGVLNMTDEGGSDAKVLAVPVDKILPIYKHWQKPDDINELRLQQIQHFFEHYKDLEKGKWVKVDGWAGPDAAKAEIMAGVEAFKKDAAEA, encoded by the coding sequence ATGAGCCTGAATAAAGTACCTGCCGGCCGCGATTTGCCCGAAGATTTCAATGTCATCATCGAAATTCCGATGAATGCCGATCCGATCAAGTATGAAGTGGACAAGGAATCCGGCGCCATTTTCGTCGACCGCTTCATGGGCACGGCCATGCATTATCCGTGCAACTACGGTTACGTGCCGCAAACCATCGCTGGCGACGGCGATCCGGTCGACGTGCTGGTGATTACGCCATTTCCGCTGATTCCCGGCGTCGTGGTGCGCTGCCGCGCCATCGGCGTGCTGAACATGACGGACGAAGGCGGCAGCGATGCCAAGGTGCTGGCGGTTCCCGTAGACAAAATCCTGCCGATCTACAAGCACTGGCAAAAGCCGGACGACATCAACGAACTGCGCCTGCAGCAAATCCAGCATTTCTTCGAACACTACAAGGATCTGGAAAAGGGCAAGTGGGTCAAGGTCGATGGCTGGGCGGGTCCGGATGCGGCCAAGGCTGAAATCATGGCTGGCGTGGAAGCCTTCAAGAAGGATGCAGCCGAGGCTTGA
- a CDS encoding heme biosynthesis protein HemY, whose amino-acid sequence MRFFLWLLFILAAAVGLAAVARFNPGNVVFFYPPYRIDLSLNFFLVAAALLFFLLYFAMKAFDATMNMPQRVAAYRRNKRERESNKALRDALKALLEGRFGHAEKAAARTADSAENGGLAALIGAQAAHRMDQAARRDQWLAKIADDNALKTARLMTSVDLLVDGREPDAALAAVGELNASGTRHIHALRLALKANQQAQNWPEVLRLVRSLDKHNALHPALSRRLRAMAYEALLSDRTHDAESIRRVWTDVPAADKLQPLVALHAADSFHASGLQGEARAVIEKALAAEWDERLLRAYCRSAAAEGSPELLAQIERCESWHAERPADAELALTLGVLCLKQKLWGKSQRFLEQALADADDSATLREAHLKLAQLHEALGQEKQAQAHYRQCALSGLI is encoded by the coding sequence ATGCGATTCTTCCTCTGGCTACTTTTCATTCTTGCGGCAGCCGTCGGCCTGGCTGCCGTGGCGCGTTTCAATCCCGGCAACGTGGTGTTTTTCTATCCGCCATACCGGATCGACCTCTCGCTGAATTTCTTCCTGGTGGCGGCGGCACTGCTGTTTTTCCTGCTGTATTTCGCCATGAAGGCGTTTGATGCCACCATGAATATGCCGCAGCGCGTGGCGGCTTACCGCCGCAACAAGCGTGAGCGCGAAAGCAACAAGGCGCTGCGTGACGCCCTCAAGGCCTTGCTGGAAGGCCGTTTTGGCCATGCCGAGAAAGCTGCCGCACGTACTGCCGATTCTGCCGAAAATGGCGGGTTGGCTGCGCTGATCGGCGCCCAGGCAGCGCACCGCATGGACCAGGCCGCGCGCCGCGACCAGTGGCTGGCGAAGATCGCTGACGACAACGCCTTGAAAACGGCACGCCTGATGACCAGCGTCGATTTGCTGGTGGATGGCCGCGAGCCCGACGCTGCCCTGGCAGCGGTCGGAGAATTGAATGCCAGCGGCACGCGCCACATCCATGCCTTGCGCCTGGCCTTGAAGGCCAACCAGCAGGCGCAGAACTGGCCTGAAGTCTTGCGCCTGGTGCGCTCGCTGGACAAGCACAACGCGCTGCATCCGGCATTGTCGCGGCGCTTGCGCGCCATGGCTTATGAGGCGCTGTTGTCGGACAGGACCCATGATGCCGAGTCGATTCGACGGGTCTGGACCGATGTGCCGGCTGCCGACAAGTTGCAGCCGCTGGTCGCCTTGCATGCGGCGGACAGTTTCCATGCCAGTGGCCTGCAGGGAGAGGCGCGCGCCGTGATCGAAAAGGCATTGGCCGCGGAATGGGACGAGCGCCTCCTGCGCGCCTATTGCCGTTCTGCCGCGGCAGAAGGCTCGCCCGAGCTGCTGGCGCAAATCGAGCGCTGCGAGTCCTGGCACGCAGAGCGTCCGGCAGATGCCGAGCTGGCGCTGACCCTGGGCGTGCTGTGCCTGAAGCAGAAATTGTGGGGCAAATCCCAGCGTTTCCTCGAGCAGGCCCTGGCCGATGCCGATGACAGCGCGACCTTGCGCGAAGCTCACCTTAAACTGGCGCAGTTGCACGAAGCGCTGGGCCAGGAGAAGCAGGCGCAGGCGCATTACCGCCAGTGCGCGTTGAGCGGCTTGATTTAG
- a CDS encoding histidine kinase — MVFRALLAVNAAFLAGILLQTSGWQVGISKFIETSTLIEMVSLLSLMALCGMRKLVHSMSPWLQRVLCALVPAAIASLLVRLLSLSALFSDSFAGLHPAEAALVAALIGIALQHYFELRTRAFSPALAEARLQALQARIRPHFLFNSLNAVLSLIRTEPLRAETTLEDLAELFRVLMRDARDLTTLEQEIRLCRQYLSIEKVRLGERLQVKWNPVDISKEVLQRAQIPALLLQPLLENAVHYGVEPASDAALIQIDIRRQMDRIEIMIANPYHGDVATGGNKMALQNIRQRLALLYDVEAQLSTSVEQGLFEVRLRFPYVKTRKDA, encoded by the coding sequence GTGGTTTTTCGCGCGCTGCTGGCGGTCAATGCTGCCTTCCTGGCCGGCATTCTCCTGCAAACCAGCGGCTGGCAAGTCGGCATCTCGAAATTCATCGAAACGTCCACCCTGATCGAAATGGTCAGCCTGCTTTCGCTGATGGCGTTGTGCGGCATGCGCAAGCTTGTGCACAGCATGTCGCCGTGGCTGCAGCGCGTCCTGTGCGCGCTGGTGCCGGCGGCCATTGCCAGCCTGCTGGTGCGCCTGCTGTCGTTGAGCGCCTTGTTTTCCGACAGTTTCGCAGGTCTGCATCCCGCGGAGGCGGCACTGGTTGCAGCCCTGATCGGCATCGCGCTGCAGCATTACTTCGAGTTGCGCACCCGGGCATTTTCTCCGGCGCTGGCGGAGGCGCGGCTGCAGGCGCTGCAGGCGCGCATTCGACCGCATTTCCTTTTCAATAGCCTTAACGCCGTGCTGTCGCTGATCCGTACCGAACCTCTGCGCGCGGAAACCACGCTGGAAGACCTCGCTGAACTGTTTCGCGTGCTCATGCGCGATGCGCGCGACCTGACCACGCTGGAGCAGGAAATCCGCCTCTGCCGCCAGTACCTGTCGATCGAGAAAGTGCGCCTGGGCGAGCGCCTCCAGGTGAAATGGAATCCGGTCGACATCAGCAAGGAAGTGTTGCAGCGGGCGCAGATCCCGGCGTTGCTGCTGCAGCCTTTGCTGGAAAATGCCGTGCATTACGGTGTCGAGCCGGCCAGTGACGCAGCCCTGATCCAGATTGATATCCGGCGCCAGATGGACCGGATTGAAATCATGATCGCCAATCCTTATCATGGCGACGTTGCCACAGGTGGCAACAAGATGGCCCTGCAGAATATCCGCCAGCGCCTCGCGCTGCTGTACGATGTCGAAGCGCAGTTGAGCACTTCGGTCGAGCAGGGCTTGTTTGAAGTCCGGCTGCGCTTCCCCTATGTAAAAACCAGAAAGGATGCCTGA
- a CDS encoding uroporphyrinogen-III C-methyltransferase translates to MNELPPSADPMPRPESVPATPAAAPVEPLARTGKGIQRLLTLALLALALLLAVQWWSTNKELKSLRNTLAQRLQSGEVLNSETRMLAKTAQDTSKELQAKVNVLENKQAESQNQQIALEQLYQELSRSRDDWALSEIEQVLSTASQQLQLAGNVPGALIALQNADRLLSRSDKPQFITLRRAIARDQEKLKSLPIVDTTGMALRLDSVIGQIDNLPLLSDEKPVVPATLPKNARIKPAPASGAPAAAASGEWMTTVRNKWDSWSSEIWLEIKQLVRVREVTTPEALLLSPTQAYYARENLKLRLLSARLALLSRNESAFRNDILAAQDTILKYFDTRAKQTQAAQALLRQVQNNNLSIEMPTLADSLNAVRNYKAAP, encoded by the coding sequence ATGAACGAATTGCCTCCTTCTGCTGACCCAATGCCGCGTCCCGAGTCCGTGCCTGCCACGCCCGCCGCCGCGCCTGTCGAACCTCTGGCCCGCACCGGCAAGGGCATCCAGCGCCTGCTGACGCTGGCGCTGCTGGCGCTGGCCCTGTTGCTGGCGGTGCAATGGTGGAGTACCAACAAGGAATTGAAAAGCCTGCGCAACACCTTGGCCCAGCGGCTGCAGAGCGGTGAAGTCCTGAACAGCGAAACCAGGATGCTGGCCAAGACCGCCCAGGATACGAGCAAGGAATTGCAAGCCAAGGTCAATGTTCTGGAAAACAAGCAAGCCGAGTCGCAAAATCAACAAATTGCCCTTGAGCAGCTCTACCAGGAATTGTCACGCAGCCGGGATGACTGGGCGCTGTCTGAAATCGAGCAGGTATTGTCAACCGCCAGCCAGCAGCTGCAACTGGCTGGCAACGTGCCGGGGGCTCTGATCGCGCTGCAAAATGCCGATCGCCTGTTGTCGCGTTCGGACAAGCCGCAATTCATTACCCTGCGCCGCGCCATCGCGCGCGACCAGGAAAAGCTCAAGTCCCTGCCGATCGTCGATACGACCGGCATGGCGTTGCGCCTGGATAGCGTGATCGGCCAGATCGATAACTTGCCGCTGCTGTCGGATGAAAAGCCGGTCGTGCCGGCGACCCTGCCGAAGAATGCCCGCATCAAGCCTGCGCCAGCGTCCGGCGCGCCAGCCGCCGCCGCTTCCGGCGAATGGATGACCACCGTGCGCAACAAGTGGGATAGCTGGAGCAGTGAAATCTGGCTGGAGATCAAGCAATTGGTCCGCGTGCGCGAAGTCACCACGCCTGAAGCCTTGCTGCTGTCGCCCACCCAGGCGTATTACGCCCGCGAAAACCTCAAGCTGCGCCTTCTGAGCGCGCGCCTGGCGCTGTTGTCGCGCAATGAATCGGCGTTCCGCAACGATATTCTGGCCGCGCAAGACACGATCCTCAAATATTTCGACACGCGCGCCAAGCAGACCCAGGCCGCGCAGGCACTGCTGCGGCAGGTTCAGAACAACAACCTGTCGATCGAGATGCCGACGCTGGCTGACAGCCTGAATGCCGTGCGTAATTACAAAGCTGCGCCATAA
- a CDS encoding LytTR family DNA-binding domain-containing protein — protein MTPRLLIVDDEAPARARLAMLLSDIAEECPHVLVGEAAHAQAALDVIATTRTDIVLLDVQMPGMSGIELARHLAATEAPPAIIFVSAFDEFALKAFEVHALDYLLKPVRAARLADAIRRAGTLMAVPAQKQALASVSESLHQQRRNFSVQERGRLLLVPVEDVLYLRAEAKYVSLRTAARTYLIEESLSSIEEELGGLFVRVHRSALVARSAVQGVERAPLGSDADGEADRSDKGERIDRTQETWQVIVRGLTERLPISRRQWPQVKALVRC, from the coding sequence ATGACACCCCGCCTGCTGATTGTCGACGATGAGGCACCGGCGCGCGCACGCCTGGCCATGCTGTTGTCCGACATCGCGGAGGAATGTCCTCATGTCCTGGTAGGCGAGGCGGCACACGCCCAGGCCGCGCTGGATGTGATTGCCACGACGCGCACGGATATCGTGCTGCTGGACGTGCAGATGCCCGGCATGAGCGGCATCGAACTGGCGCGCCACCTGGCTGCGACCGAGGCGCCGCCGGCCATCATTTTTGTCAGCGCCTTCGATGAATTCGCGCTCAAGGCATTCGAAGTGCATGCCCTCGATTATCTCCTCAAGCCCGTGCGCGCCGCCCGCCTGGCCGACGCAATACGCCGTGCGGGAACATTGATGGCCGTGCCGGCGCAAAAGCAGGCGCTGGCATCGGTTTCTGAAAGCCTGCACCAGCAGCGCCGTAATTTTTCCGTGCAGGAGCGCGGCCGCCTGCTGCTGGTGCCGGTTGAAGATGTGCTTTATCTCAGGGCAGAGGCCAAATACGTCAGCCTGCGCACAGCTGCGCGCACCTACCTGATCGAAGAATCGCTGAGTTCAATCGAGGAAGAGCTTGGCGGGTTGTTCGTGCGCGTGCACCGTAGCGCGCTGGTTGCGCGCAGCGCCGTGCAAGGCGTGGAACGCGCTCCGCTGGGCAGCGACGCTGATGGCGAGGCGGACCGCAGCGATAAGGGGGAGCGGATCGACAGGACGCAGGAAACCTGGCAGGTGATCGTGCGGGGACTGACTGAGCGCCTGCCGATCTCGCGCCGGCAATGGCCGCAGGTCAAGGCGCTGGTGCGTTGCTAG